GCGCGCCCAGCTGATGCTCGCCAACCTGGATGTCAAAGTAGAATCTGCCACTGACAGCCGCGGCACCTGGCACCGGGTCCTCGTCGGCCCCTACACCAACCGCTCCAAAATGGCCGCCGCGCGCGGCGTGCTCGCCGAACACCGCCTGATGCCGCTGGTGCTCAAGCGTCCTGCGCAAGGATAGTGTGCTGAATCTGGTGGATGCGCTGCGCTTATCCACCACAGAACCATCGGACTAATCAGTCCCCACCTGGCTCCACCAATCTCCGCGTCAGCCTGTGTGCCAACGGCGCAATCAGCGAAACCAGCGGAAACGCAATCACCCAGGCCGCAATACCCGCGCGCAGCCAGCGCTCCACAAACCCCTCGCTCAGCCCCGTATTGATCAGCGTCACCACCCCGGACATCAATGTCGACATGAAAA
This genomic interval from Microbulbifer sp. Q7 contains the following:
- a CDS encoding DUF2798 domain-containing protein — translated: MTRIKRRYYTLVFALFMSFFMSTLMSGVVTLINTGLSEGFVERWLRAGIAAWVIAFPLVSLIAPLAHRLTRRLVEPGGD